A window from Clostridia bacterium encodes these proteins:
- the raiA gene encoding ribosome-associated translation inhibitor RaiA produces MNLQLHGKNIDVTPALREYAEKKLSRLGKYFDEPLHVQVSFEVERGRHLVEVTVPVSGYILRGEEATGDMYASLDRVWDKLERQIHKYKTRLNRKARQDGGAKKPERAKEERTEDPSEDLPRIVRVKRFHLKPMDVDEAVLQMDLLGHDFYVFQNAETDVVNVLYRRREGGYGLIEPAR; encoded by the coding sequence GTGAACCTGCAGTTGCACGGCAAGAACATCGACGTCACGCCCGCGTTGAGGGAGTATGCGGAAAAGAAGCTCTCCCGCCTCGGAAAGTACTTCGACGAGCCTCTCCACGTCCAGGTGAGCTTCGAGGTCGAGCGGGGCCGGCACCTGGTCGAGGTGACCGTGCCGGTCTCGGGCTACATCTTGCGCGGCGAGGAGGCGACGGGCGACATGTACGCCTCCCTGGACCGCGTCTGGGACAAACTGGAGCGCCAGATCCACAAGTACAAGACGCGTCTCAACCGGAAGGCGCGCCAGGACGGCGGCGCCAAGAAGCCCGAGCGCGCGAAGGAGGAGCGCACGGAAGACCCCTCCGAGGATCTGCCGCGGATCGTCCGGGTGAAGCGCTTCCACCTGAAGCCCATGGACGTCGACGAAGCCGTGCTGCAGATGGACCTCCTCGGCCACGACTTCTACGTGTTTCAGAACGCGGAGACCGATGTGGTCAACGTGCTCTACCGCCGGCGCGAGGGCGGCTACGGCTTG